The Neomonachus schauinslandi chromosome 4, ASM220157v2, whole genome shotgun sequence genome includes a region encoding these proteins:
- the WNT4 gene encoding protein Wnt-4, with product MGARAGWQRQPGPPGLLGLAGRGSPHGTPSAPLFPTLRTLPGGDPGDKAPHHAAGIDRTPSVGLALCQALRRPWLDMTLKWKEEEGAPHRIPRHRLPPRYLAKLSSVGSISEEETCEKLKGLIQRQVQMCKRNLEVMDSVRRGAQLAIEECQYQFRNRRWNCSTLDSLPVFGKVVTQGTREAAFVYAISSAGVAFAVTRACSSGELEKCGCDRTVHGVSPQGFQWSGCSDNIAYGVAFSQSFVDVRERSKGASSSRALMNLHNNEAGRKAILTHMRVECKCHGVSGSCEVKTCWRAVPPFRQVGHALKEKFDGATEVEPRRVGSSRALVPRNAQFKPHTDEDLVYLEPSPDFCEQDMRSGVLGTRGRTCNKTSKAIDGCELLCCGRGFHTAQVELAERCSCKFHWCCFVKCRQCQRLVELHTCR from the exons ATGGGGGCACGAGCTGGCTGGCAGCGGCAGCCGGGGCCGCCCGGCCTGCTGGG GCTGGCAGGCAGAGGCAGCCCCCATGGTACTCCCTCAGCCCCCCTCTTCCCTACCCTGAGGACTCTGCCAGGAGGTGACCCGGGGGACAAAGCCCCCCATCACGCTGCAGGCATTGACCGAACACCTTCTGTGGGCCTcgccctgtgccaggccctgaggagGCCATGGCTGGACATGACACTGAAG tggaaagaggaggaaggagcgCCACACCGCATTCCACGCCACCGCCTTCCCCCCAGGTACCTGGCCAAGCTGTCCTCGGTGGGGAGCATCTCAGAGGAGGAGACGTGCGAGAAGCTCAAGGGCCTGATCCAGAGGCAAGTGCAGATGTGCAAGCGGAACCTGGAGGTGATGGACTCGGTGCGCCGCGGCGCTCAGCTCGCCATTGAGGAGTGCCAGTACCAGTTCCGGAACCGCCGCTGGAACTGCTCCACGCTCGACTCCCTGCCCGTCTTCGGCAAGGTGGTGACACAAG gGACTCGGGAGGCGGCCTTCGTGTACGCCATCTCTTCAGCAGGTGTGGCCTTTGCGGTGACGCGGGCGTGCAGCAGTGGGGAGCTGGAGAAGTGTGGCTGTGACCGGACGGTGCACGGGGTCAGCCCGCAGG gctTCCAGTGGTCGGGATGCTCGGACAACATCGCCTACGGCGTGGCCTTCTCCCAGTCCTTCGTGGACGTGCGGGAGAGAAGCAAGGGGGCCTCGTCCAGCCGCGCCCTCATGAACCTCCACAACAACGAGGCCGGCAGGAAG GCTATCCTGACACACATGCGGGTGGAGTGCAAGTGCCACGGGGTGTCGGGCTCCTGTGAGGTAAAGACGTGCTGGCGAGCCGTGCCGCCCTTCCGCCAGGTGGGCCACGCACTGAAGGAGAAGTTCGATGGCGCCACCGAGGTGGAGCCGCGCCGCGTGGGCTCCTCCAGGGCGCTGGTGCCGCGCAATGCACAGTTCAAGCCGCACACGGACGAGGACCTGGTGTATTTAGAGCCCAGCCCGGACTTCTGCGAGCAGGACATGCGCAGCGGCGTGCTGGGCACGCGGGGCCGCACGTGCAACAAGACGTCCAAGGCCATCGACGGCTGCGAGCTGCTGTGCTGCGGCCGCGGCTTCCACACGGCACAGGTGGAGCTGGCCGAGCGCTGCAGCTGCAAGTTCCACTGGTGCTGCTTCGTCAAGTGCCGCCAGTGCCAGCGGCTGGTGGAGCTGCACACGTGCCGGTGA